The DNA sequence ACAGCTTGACGATCTTGACGTTCATCGCCGGTATCTTGCGCGGATCGACCGAGGCCAGTGGGTCGGGCGGATTTTCCACGACCACCGCGGCAGGATCGACTGCAGGCAAGCGGACCGTCTGCAGATTGACGACAATGGGCACGCCCTTGGCATCGGGCAGACGGATATCACCGTCGACCTGTTGGCTGTCGAGTTGCAGCATCCAGCCATCGGCACTGCGGCGCAGTTGCAGGTCGGCATTTTCAAGGTTCAGGCCCATTCCCTTGAGCATCCCGACTTTTAGATCAACGCTACGCAACAATTGCCTGGTACTGTCGTCGGGGTCCGTTGCGCCATAGCGCTCGGCCACCTTTTGCCATAGTTCCAGATCCAGTTCGGAAAGCCTGCCACGAACGCGAAAGCCCTTGCCCGAGGGCAACTGGGCGTTGCCCTGGCCCAGAACCAGCTCGCCACGCCCTTGCATGAGATTGCCAACAGGTGCCGCATAGGCGAAATCGGCCTGGTCTGCGTAGTCAAAACCGTAACGTCGCTCGTCGCCTTGCAAGCTCATGCGAAAGACACTGTCGCGCGAATCGCCGGCGACCTTGCCAAAAGGTGCCGGCAGATCAATGACGACCCCCTTCAGGTTCGAGGCGACAGTCAACTGACTGTCAGGCCCACCCAAGGCCAATTGCAGTTGATAAGGCAATTCACCCGAAAGCGGCAACGACTGATTCACCTTCAGCCAGTCAGTGAGCTTCTTAACCGTTACCTGGCCCTTGGCGATTACCCGCGTGCGCGGATCGCCGGGCTTGCCTTCGGCGAAAATCTGCGCGCTTACTGGCTTGTCGAACGCATGGGCGCTGATACCCTGCCCGCTCAACCCCTTGTCGAGGTCGAAGCGAAACTTGCCCTTGAGCCGGGTCAACTCCAATTCCGGCTCCTTGATTTTCAGGCGCGCGTGGTCGGTGTTGAAATCCACGAGAATTTTCGGCTGCTGGCCTTTGACCAGGGGAATATCCAGCTTCAACTTGCCTTGCAGGCTGCCTTCGCCTTCCCAGCCGGCAAAGGTAGGGCCGGTACCGATCGGCGCTTGCTGGAGGATCTTCAGGCCATCGCCCAGCCCGCCATCGAACTCGCCATCCAGATACAGGTGGCTAGTTTCGCCTGCCGCTACACGGGGAATGCTGACATTGACATTACGTACCCGGGTTTCGAGCAGCTGGCCCTGGCTGGCGTGGATCCGCACGCCGCTGTCTTCGACAAAGACATCGCCCTGGACCTTTTGCACATGCGGCCAACCTGGCTGGAAGTCCAGCGTAACGTCGTGAACCTTGAAGAACAGGCTGATACTGCGGGCCGTTTCCGGCGCACCGTGATTGAGCGACCCCTGGTACTGGAAATAGCCTTCATCGACTGCGCCTTTGACGATTGCTTTGCGCAACCATTCGTCCAACGCCGGACCCAACACTTGCGGCAGGTACTTTGCGGTGTAGCGCCCATCGCCCTCGACCAGGCCGACGCGCAAGTCCATGTAGTCCTCGCGGCTTTCGTCAAACAGCAGGCGGATCAGGAAGTCGCCCGCAATCTTGCCTTCTTCGCCCAGGACCTTGAGGTACGGCGCAATCAGGGTCAACCCCTCGTCATCCAGGCGCCAGGTCAGGCGGGCGTTGGCTTTGAGGTAGTGCCAGGGCTCGGCGAAAATAGGGTCCAGATGCAACATGAACTTCTCGGTATCCAGGCGCAGCTCACCTTGGCCCAGGTCCCCGCTGATGCTGCCACTGACGTTACCGGCCGCCGGTGCGCCGTGGTAGGCGTTGAACCCGACCCTGTCCAGATTGGCAGCGAAGCTCAGGCGCTGATCGCCAGTCGCCTTGGGCCGGTAGTCGAGCAAGACATTGCGCAGGCCACCGGTCACCTTCAGGCCATTGACCACCGCTGCCACCTTCTCCGGCAGGGGTACGAGGGCATCGAGCAAAGGCGTTATCGGCGTCAGG is a window from the Pseudomonas sp. LS1212 genome containing:
- a CDS encoding YhdP family protein — translated: MERLTRILAALTRWGLELCALLVVLVALYVSLGRELVPLVAEYRDDVQSKAEQALGIPLSIGSLEGRWSGLAPVLLVHDVLVGEGASALRLDQVRVVPDLWASLAERELRIAHLEVNGLQVSLKEDQDGHWALKGLPVREGPLDPEQLLTQMRAVTRLSVLDSQVTLEPFEREPMTLTYVSLGLQTGSVRQRLDLRLTLPDGQPLAINARSRIRAAKWREAEVQAYLSLPQSDWARWLPPRLTREWKIEQLQAGGEFWLEWGNGAVQSAMARLNAPQFRGAYAERKAVDVKDLALNAWFQRNEQGFNVWFDSLAMSLGETRWESHLQLSQLAATEKTEETWHVQADRLNLTPITPLLDALVPLPEKVAAVVNGLKVTGGLRNVLLDYRPKATGDQRLSFAANLDRVGFNAYHGAPAAGNVSGSISGDLGQGELRLDTEKFMLHLDPIFAEPWHYLKANARLTWRLDDEGLTLIAPYLKVLGEEGKIAGDFLIRLLFDESREDYMDLRVGLVEGDGRYTAKYLPQVLGPALDEWLRKAIVKGAVDEGYFQYQGSLNHGAPETARSISLFFKVHDVTLDFQPGWPHVQKVQGDVFVEDSGVRIHASQGQLLETRVRNVNVSIPRVAAGETSHLYLDGEFDGGLGDGLKILQQAPIGTGPTFAGWEGEGSLQGKLKLDIPLVKGQQPKILVDFNTDHARLKIKEPELELTRLKGKFRFDLDKGLSGQGISAHAFDKPVSAQIFAEGKPGDPRTRVIAKGQVTVKKLTDWLKVNQSLPLSGELPYQLQLALGGPDSQLTVASNLKGVVIDLPAPFGKVAGDSRDSVFRMSLQGDERRYGFDYADQADFAYAAPVGNLMQGRGELVLGQGNAQLPSGKGFRVRGRLSELDLELWQKVAERYGATDPDDSTRQLLRSVDLKVGMLKGMGLNLENADLQLRRSADGWMLQLDSQQVDGDIRLPDAKGVPIVVNLQTVRLPAVDPAAVVVENPPDPLASVDPRKIPAMNVKIVKLYQGTDLVGGWSMKIRPTAKGVAFNGLDLGLKGMLVQGSAVWEGAPGATSSWFKGQLQGKNLADVLKAWNYAPTVTSRSFNLDVDGSWPGSPAYIGLKRFSGSLDATLRNGQFVEVEGGAQALRVFGLLNFNSIGRRLRLDFSDLLDKGLSYDRVKGVLVASNGVYVTRVPITLTGPSSNFELDGTLDMVRDRVDAKLLVTLPVTNNLPIAALIVGAPAIGGALFLVDRLLGDRVARFASVQYRVEGSWKAPRITYMKPFEKYR